DNA from Chitinophaga pendula:
CATTTGGAGGGCTATGCGGAGGTATCCGGCATTTGCCTTTGTTGAGGTGACCAGTTGATCAAAAGCGATATGCTGATCATTCTCCAGTATAAGGAACAGTCCATGGCGTTTGCAAGCCATGATTGCAGGCACGGTTACGTAGCCATGTGCGTAACTGTTAAGAACCGTTAACATGTTGTGCAGTTATTTTAATGAGACCGCAGCTGGATTTTTTATACAGTGCGACAAAAAAATGCTATCCGCTATACTCTTGCGGGAGTATACGATACGAACATACCGTTAGGCATAGTGTATGATAAGTGGACGGTGGAAAATGTAGTACGGTGCGATAGTGATGAGCGGTCCGCAGCAGCCTGTTGTGGTGGCTGATAATTTCTGATGACGCCGGTATCCGGTAGTTATTCCATAGGAGACACAACTACCGGATATCATTGTACGATGGGAGGTATAGGGTTTCAATCGATGATGAACCTGGAGTAACAGAAGGCTTCCTTGATATTGTCGAGTTCATCGACTTCTTCTCCGTCGCAGATGAGTTCTGCGGTAGCGGAAGGGGAAAAAGCTGCCTGTACAATGTTCAGGATTCTGATCACAATGGGTTTAAAATGGTTCTTACTGATAAACATGTATTTATCAGCGATTTCCGGGGTGGTACATGCATCCGCTTTGAGAGTGTGGTTTACCAGTATCCCCACCTCATTAATAAATTCGCAATTGATGGTTAATGTGAGCTTTTCCATAGTCAACGATTTTAACATTAACACTATTTTTTTGGGGTCACGATCTGTTTTACCGCGAAAGGCTTACAGGCTTTTTTATGTAGCGGCATGCATATTCATGCTTACAAATCAATTCATTTATTTTCTTTTTTTTAAATCAGGATGGTTATAAGCTGGCTGAGGCGGTTACTTCTCTCAGTTGCTGTAAGTTTTTAATTTCCTGCCGGAAAGGGCTCATGATGCCATATTGTTTAGAGCCATTAGCGGGGTTAACAATTTTATTCAGTATGTTTTTTATTGTTCCGGAGGGGCTGCAGTCAATGTACCTGCAGGGGGTTTTTGTTTCCAGGAATTGGACGGCCTCGTTGAGTTTCATTGGAGCTCTTACTGCTTGCCAACAGTAATCGGCGTCTAATGTGGAAAGCGGCTGTCCGTGTACGCCAGCGATGAAAGGGATCGCTGGTGGGATAAAGGAAATGTTATAGAAGGTGTCTTTGAATTTTTTTTCTGCTATGTCGATCAGTTGGCTGTGAAAAGCGTATTGAACGGGCAACTGCATGTAGAGCATTTCATTTTGGTCCAGGAACCTGATGATGGGTTGTACCCTATCTTCTGCGGCAGCGATGGTAAAATGCTGATCATAGTTGACGGCAGCGAGGGTGCTGTTGGTATATAATTCCGGGGCTTTTCGGAAAATGGTGTTGTCGTGCAGGATGGAAATCATGGTTCCTTTTCTGCAATATGAAGATAGGACTTCTGCCTGCCGTATGACAGCGGACAGCATATTTTCCGGTGCTACGGCGCCGCTAACGGCGGCGGCTACCATTTCTCCGAGGCTGTTGCCCAATACGTAGTCCGGCCGTAGTTGCAGGTCTTGCTGCAACATGACGGCCAGTGCGTATTGTATCATAAAGATTGCCGGGTTGGTAAATCGGAGTTCATCGAATGCGGCGCCACGGGGCTGGTGGTTGCCGTAGACGGTATCGAGTACGGAGGCAGCCATCAGCTGGCGGGCGTGCAGGTCGAGTGTAAGTAATGTATTTCTGAAGGTTTCGTTGGATTGGTATAATTCCTCACCCATGTTGTAGTACTGGCATCCTTGTCCTGCGAACAGGAATACCGTTGGTTTCGTTTGTTCCATAGTTCGTTTGTTGTTGTGAGGAACTGGGTTGGTGCTGTGGGGTTATTGGTGTTATACCAGGCTACCGTTGAGCACTTTTTCTTCTTTTTCTGCTACGGCTGTCACTGCGGAGGGGACGGAGCGGTAGAATTGGGCCAGGTATGCGGCGGCGCTTTCGACGAGGAGGACGGCTATTTCGTCGACGTGTCGATTTTTCCAGCTTTTGAGCGGGGTATTTTTCACCCATTGGTTAAAGGCGCCTAAGGCGGAGCTGGTATGTATCTGGAAGTCTACTTTGGCATCGTTGTTACCCACCAGTGCTGCTTTGAGGCTGTTGGCAAAATAGGCTTTGAACACTAGGGCCATTTTATGTTTGGGTTGTTGTTGTGCTTTTGTGATTTCGGCGGCGGGGGTGACGGCTTTTAGTGCTTCGAAAACGGTTTCCAGTGGTTGCTGGAAGTAGCGGCTTTCGAGCTGGGATTTGTCTTTGGGATCTATTTGTTCGAGGGTATCATATCTTTTATACAGTTCGTAGAGTTTATTGGCGCGGGCGGGGAAGAACAATCCTTTTTTGAGGACCTGGATACGAGCGCCATATTCGAACATGTCGCCGGCGGGTACGTAGTCGGTGTCCTGGATGTTCATGTCTTGCAGCAGGTCTTTGGCGACGTTGCTGGTGCCTGCTTCTACGGTACATTGATTGACAGATCCGGTGAGGATGAATGCGGCGCCGAGGAGGAATGATGCGGCGGCGGATTCGGGAGTGCTGATACCACCGGCTACCCCTATACGTACGGGTACGGCATATTTATATTGCTGAACCAGTTCGTCGCGGAGCCTGCTGATGGTAGGGAATAAGGCGTAGGGCATGCGGCGATCGGTGTGTCCTGCGGAGTCGGCTTCTGTGCAGATATCGTCTGCCATGGGGATGAGCTGGCTCAGGGCTGCTTCTTCGCTGGTGATCTTGCCTTCGCTGAGCAAGGTGTCTACGATCTGTTTGGGGGCAGGTTCGAGGAATACCTGAGCTACTTCGGGCCGGGATAGTTTGGCCAGGATGCGATTTGTTGGTATTACGCGTCCTTTGTTATCGCGGCGGAGGCCTTTTAGGCGATAATGAACGATGGCATTGCTGAGTCCTACGTATGCGGCGGCTTCTATGTTACGGATGTTGTACTGGAGGAGTAATGCAACGACGGCATCTTCTGCGGCCGGGTCGGCGGCGTTGTGCCAGAGGTTGACGCCATAGGGAGCATCTGGTTCGAGTTCGGCCTTTATGGCATTGATGCCAGTTTCTATTTCCTGAAGGGAGAGCCCACCTGTACCGAAGAAGCTGAGCAGGCCGGCTTTCGCCATGCGTACTACGAGTTCTTTGGAGGAGATGCCATGGAACATGCCACCTGCGACGTATGCATATTTTACGTTGTAGGTGTGGCGGAATTGTTCGTCGCCCAAGGCGTTGGCTGGGATGGTGATGGCGCCTTTGGGTGTGGGCGGCAGGAGGTCTGGTAACCAGGAAGGCTGGCCGTTGGTATTTTTGGTTACGGCCGGTGCTTTATGTTGTGTGCGTATAGTGGGCGGTGTTATGTCCAGTTCGGAGGCAGGAATTGGATTTTTGAGGATGAAGTCGGTCATTTTAGTGAGTACGTCGCCGGGGCCTACTTCATGGAATCCTGTGACGCCCTGGTGTACGAGGTAGCTGACGCTGGCGTACCATTTTACCTGGCTGGTGATCTGCCGGGTGAGCCAGTCTGCCAATGTGCTATCTGTGTAGGGGCGTGCGGTGGCGTTGGCGATTACGGGTATTTTGAGCGGGGAGAATTTGAATCCGTTGACGAAGGAGCGGAAGTTGTCTTCGGCTTCTTTCATGTACCGGGAGTGGAATGCGCCGCTGACGTTGAGGGGGAAGTATAGTTTGGCGCCGCTGGCTTCGAATGGGGCTTGTGCGGCGATGATATCTTCGCGGAGGCCTGATATTACGATTTGTTCGGCGGAGTTATAGTTAGCGACATCCATACTGCTGAAGTTGTGTTCTTGCAGTATTTTCTCGACGGTATTTATTTTGAGTCCGATGAGGGCGGCCATGCCACCGTTTTTGATCTGGCCCATGATCTCGGCTCTTTTCTTCACCAGTTTGAGGCCGGTTTCGAAGTCGAATGCGCCGGCGGCGAACAGGGCGACATATTCGCCGAGGCTGTGTCCTAATGCGAAGTCGGGTTCGCCTTCTGTTTCTACGCGATCGAGATAGGTGAAGGCGTTGACTACGTATAGTGCGGGTTGTGTGTATTGTGTCTGGTTGAGGATGCGCTGCGGGTCTTTGGAGCAGAGTTCTGCGATATCATAGCCGAGAACTTCACTGGCGGCGGCGGTCAGTTGTTTGTATTTATCAAACAGCTGTTCGCCCATGCCTCTTCTTTGCGAACCCTGGCCGGGAAACAAGTATGCTTTCATATGAATATTGGTTGTGGGATTATATACGGGTGGGGAGGGGATCGATTGGTAGTTAAGGGGTTATCCTATTCGTTCGACCTGGCAGCTTTCTATTTCTACGGATACGGCCTGGTTGATCACGGGTAATTTGATCACGAATCGTACCTGATTGGATTTGCGGAGCAGGATACCTTCGAGGCCGGAGAAGATGCCTTGTACTACACGGACTTTATCACCGATACAGTAAAAATATTCTGTGGTGAGATCAGAACCTTTGGCTTCTATGCGTTTTATTTTATCGATCTCTTCCTGGCTGATGGATACGGGTCTGCCTTCGAAGGAGACGATGCGGATAACGCCTGGAATGGATAGTATCCTGGTTTTTTCGCTGAGGTGCATCTTAACGAATACATAGTTAGCGAAGAGTGGTGATTGGATACTTTTCATTCTATCGCTCCATTTTCGCAGTTCGTTTCTCACCGGGAGGTAACATTCGGTGTCCTGATAGAGGATCTCCTGGGTGATCTTCTTCTCAAATTTGGGTCTTGTGTATAGTACATACCATTTTCTCTCAAGCAGTGTTGGCTTAATAACTACGGGTTCCATATTAACAGGTTTCAAGGGCTAAACCAAATAGGCATAACAGTTCCGGTCAAGCAGCTGTGAAGCTGATCGTCAAACGCTGAAATTTATAAAGGCATAAACTGAATGGAAGCGAGTGTCCTGTTTGTATGCGGTAATACGACAATGGAGTCAACAACAGCCGGTTGTGGCAGGTTTTCAATATTACTTTTCTTATTTGGGGACAGGGCTTCGCCCATTTATGTCACAGACATAGTTTATATCAAAAAAAATCTTTGGAAAACACGGGGGAATCTTCAATATCCAGTCGTGTCCGAAGGGGCGCTTAGTAACAAGTAGCAAGGTAATTACTCAGCAAACTGTAGTTAATGGTTTGAGGGTTCTAATATGATAGCATTTTTTTAACCTGTTGGCTTCATGGTTCCAGGGGGGTCTTCTCTAACTCGTCGTAAAAAAATGACTACAATTACTCTTTTAGCATATGCAAACCATCAACTAAATCTAAAATAGTCAAATTACCTCAAACAAACAAATGACCTACGTAAAATTGCGTAAGATTAATCATCTTTTAATAACTAAAAATGCAATGTTGATGATCTAAATGTATGCATTAAAAAAAACACTATACCTGCAAAACGGCCACAGAAAAGCGCTAACAGGCATGATCAACATGAATCAACAATTGCACCGCCTTCAACGTGCAGTGAGTATGCAATTATATGTAACGATCATCACCGATCAAATACGGTAAAAAAAACGGGGTCAAAGACATGTCACCTTCTTTTACCTGCTGCAGTTATTCTGCATGTCTGTAGCGGCTTTCAACGGATTCATATTGTCAAAAGCATCAATACTGTAACAGTGACACTTAAATATTATTATCTCACTGCAATAATATTACTGTTGGTAATGGGCAGCTGATCTATGTGTTTGGCTATTTAACGGGAAGGTTTTCATACGTGGATGTTATTTGTATTTATCACCTTCATTCATACGTGTATTCTTCATAATCTTAACTGTAAAAGCTGCGTTACAGTGGAATCTAATTTTTATCAGACATACGGGTGCTGAGATAAAACTGTTTTTATTTCATATCATACTCATAATTTTTGTAATGATTTTGTCTTCGCTTAACATGTCATTCATCCTATCTATATTGACAGTTACAGGAGATGATGTTGTGTCGATTTGTTTTGGTGTTTAGTGGCTCTCCTATTATTACCGGTCTAAGCAATTGCTGGTATTAGTTCCGGGGTTAACGGTTTGATGGTTTGTCAGGCTAAAAGTAATCTACAGTAATTGCGATATTAAATTTATGTAATTATTGACACAAATACAATTCCGTCATCCGGATTTATTTGAGCGGTCGGTTAACGTTACTAACGAGTAATAACTGCGTGTATACTGCATTTAAGCAGTAATACTGCAGTTATTACTTAGTGTATTGGATACCGTTATACCGGTATATATATGTATGGTTGGTTTTATTGATTGGTGAGTACGATCTTACCGAATTGCTGGCCTGCTTTCATGTATTGCAATGCTTCTTCTGCGTGATCGAGGGACGGGTATACTTTATCTACTATGGGTTTGATGGAGGGGTGATCTTTGATGAGCTGCAGCATGTCTTTGAATTCCTGTGGGGTGCCCATGGTGGTGCCGAGGACGGACAGGTTTTTGTAGAAGATATCTGCCGGCCGGATGTTGTTGATGATGCCACTGGTGGCGCCCCAGAATACGATGCGGCCTCCGGGTTTTGCCAGTTGGAGCAGGCTGGCGAATCCATCGCCGGATGCGCTATCCAGTATTACATCGAAGCCACCGGAGGATGCTGTTGCTTTGTCGACCCAGTCGGCGTTGCGGTAGTTGAAACCATCTTTGGCGCCCAATGTTTGGGCTTTAGCGATCTTTTCTGGGCTGCTGGAGGTGACATATACTTCTGCGCCAGCTACCAGTGCGAAGTGTAAAGCGAGCAATGCGGTGCCCGCGCCGATGCCGGTGATGAGTACCTTCTCTCCTTTTCTGACCTGTGCGCGGGTAGTTACGGCGCGGTAGGTGGTGATACCTGCGAGCGGTAATGCGGCGGCTTCTTCATCGGTGTAGCCATCGGGTTTGGCATGTACGTATTGCTGACCGACGGCGATGTATTCGGCGAAGGTGCCCTGATCAGGGCTACCCAGTATTTTGAAGGAAGGGTCGAAGGCGGCGGGGTTATCGCCCCAATTGTGGCTGGGGTTGATAATAACCGGCTGCCCTATCTCCCACCCTGTTACGTCGTGGCCCAAGGCGGCGATGGTGCCGAAGCCATCGGAGCCCAGTACGATCCTATCTTTTACGGCGCTGTTGTAGTTGCCGGTACGTATCCAGACGTCGCGGTAGTTGAAGGCGGAATAGGCCAGTTTGATAAGTATTTCGTTGGCTGCGGGGGTGGGTGTTGGGATGTCTTCTATGTGCACCGGTTTGTTGGCGCCGCTTAAAATAACTGCTTTCATACCTGTATTTTATTATGATTTAGTGCTACAAAGTTGCGCACATATATACATCCACCACTTGTACATTTCTGTTAAAATCTTGTATCTTTGCGGCTATGGAGAAGCCACATCTGCATCAGCCGGTTGAGATCATTCTTTGTGACCTGGAGCCTGGTCATGATCCGGCGCACCGGCATAATTTCTTTGAGTTTGTGTATGTATTGTCGGGGACGGGGCATCAGTGTATCAACAAGCATAAGTTTGCCTATGCGGCCGGGCATATGTTTTTGACTACGCCGGGGGATTGTCAGTCTTTTGACATTGTGACCGCTACGCGTTTTTTCCTGGTACGTTTTAATGCTTTGTTCATCCGGTCGGGTCAATTTCATGTAGCGCGGCAGCACCGTACGGAGTGGCTGGAGCGGCTGGCGAACGTGTTACAGCATGCCAGTCATGATCCGGGGTGTATATTGCGGCATCAATGTGATAAGTCGCTGGTGCGGCCGTTGGTCGTGAGTATTATCCGGGAGCAGGAGAATACGGCTTTATACAACCAGGAGTTGATACAGCAGATGATCAATACGCTGATCATTATAGTGGTGCGTAACCTGGCGATGAATATGCCGGAGAAGATCAGTGATCGGACGGACGATAAGGCGCTGGACATTTTGCAATATGTGCAGCAGCATATCTATGAGCCGGAGAAGATCCGGATAGAGGCGATCAGTAAGTATTTCGGGATATCGGAGAGTTACCTGGGGCGATATTTTAAGAAGCACGCCAACGAGACGTTGCAGCAGTATATTACCAACTATAAGTTGCGGTTGGTGGAGGCCCGTTTAAAGTATAGTGATATGCGGATGAATGAGATTGCGTTGGAGTTAGGGTTTACGGATGAGAGTCATTTGAATCGTATTTTCAAAAAGTACAAGGGTCAGAATCCATCTGAGTACCGGAAACAATTCCTTCAAAAATAAAAGTTGTATGTCCAAGACCTTTGCGGACCATGTTATTGCCTTTAATGAGCAATTATCTTTTGATGCTGTGTTGCCGGCGGGTATCCGGGTGATGAATCCATTCCGGGAGCAGGCGGGTGTGATGGACGTGATGCAGCAGTTTTACAAAAAATATTACGGTGACCGCCGGCGCCGGCGGTTGATACTCGGAATTAATCCTGGCCGGCTGGGCTCTGGCAGTACGGGGGTACCTTTTACGGATACGAAACGTATGCAGGAGGTGTGTGGTATTACGATCCCGGGGATGAAGACGCATGAGCCCTCTTCTGTATTCATTTATGACGTGATTGCTGCCTATGGCGGGCCGGCGGTATTTTACCAGGATTTGTATATAGGTTCTGTTTGTCCGCTGGGATTTGTGTCGCGTACGGCGGGTGGTAAGGAGGTGAACTATAATTACTACGACAGCAAGGAGTTGACAAAGGCGGCGTTGCCTTTGATTGTGAGCAGCCTGGAGCGGCAGTTAACATTTGGGTTGGACCGGGAGGTATGTTATGTGATGGGGACGGGTAAAAATGCGGTGTTTTTTACGCAGTTGAATGCGGAGCACGGCTTTTTCGGGGAGGTGGTGCCATTGGAGCATCCGCGGTTTGTGATGCAGTATAAGGCGAAGACGAAGGATCTGTATGTTGATAAGTATCTGCAGGCATTTGCGGATGTGGGGCCGACCGGGCAGTGATCAGTAGGCAGGTTCCTGGTTGAATATAAGACCGAGGATGCCGTATAGTGCGGGATGATGGGCTTTGAGGCGGGCAGGTTCCTGGAAAAAATATTCGGCTGCTACGGCGAGGAATTCGCTTTCGCGGGTAGCGGCGTAGGGGTTGATATCGGAGGTCCCTTCTTCTATATTTTGTGTTTCCTGTTGGATGATATGTTGCCAGGCGTCGCTGTAGCGATGTTCGAGGAAGTTGCGTGGGAATCCATCGATGATGCCATCGGATTTATCGAGCAGGTGTACGAATTCGTGGATGCCGGTGTTGCTGGTGCCGCTTTCGGCGGTGTAGCCATGCCGGAGTGCTTGCCGGGACAGTACCATTTGTCCGTTGAGGGTACCGCTACCTACCATGCCGAGGATGTTGCGGCGATCTCCTTCGAACTGGTATTGTTCGTCGAAGGTATCGGGATAGAGGATGACGTTGGTGAGGTTGGTATATTTCCAGGAGGGGAATCCGAATACGGGAATGACGGCGCTGGCGGCGATGAGGATGCGGTCGACACTTTCGACCTCCACTCCTACTCCTTCTATGGTGGTATGGTGGAGGAACTGGCGGACGAGTTGTGCGAAGCGTGTTTTTGCCGGTTGGTCGAGTTGCTGATAGTACTTTACGTGTCGGGCCAACAATAATTCATCATTACCTGGTACGGCGACGCGTTGTCGTTGCCATCGTTTGAGATAGTGTCTGACATAGAGGAACAACAGGCCTGTGAACAGTACTGTCATTACACCTACCAGGATATATGCACCTATGTACATGAGGATAAAGCTATGTGATTTAGCAGGCATCACAAAATAATACCGATGTGGCCGGGCGTGGGGGTTTGGTTTCCTGACGCGGGGGTCGGGAGGGTATATTGGATGATCAGCCCGGGTATGCGGTTATTACTCTGCGGCTACCCATTGTTTGGCAGCTTCCAGTTCATGGATGGAGAAGCCGCGGGATTCTCCCGGAACGAGTACGCTAAAGAAGTCTGAAAATTTGTGTATGCTCCTGGAGGCGGTTACGATGGCGATACGTCTCCATTTGGTGAAGTGTTTAAGGCCGACGAGCATATCTTCCCACCAGGCGCCTGTACTAAAATGGCGAATGTCTGTGTTTAACAACAGGAGGTAGTTAATTTTTCCTGTACGCTTTGCGAGCGAATCGATGGCAGGGATCAGTACTTTTTCAAAATCTCCTTTATCAATACGGCCGGAGGCCTCTATACCTACTACGTGACTTGGAAGGTCAGTAAGGATCTGCAACATAATAAGAACAGTTTTTTTGATGCGGTTTTTGGGCATCTAAGTAGCTGAAAACAAACAATATGCCGGAAGGATGACGAATTAGGAATATTTATTCACGGATATTATGCAAAACGGAAAATTTTCGATCAGTATTGTTGTTGATGGCGTTTTTGGACGTGGTAGTGAACGAATATTGTTAAGCAAATAACGCGGTGGCGCTGCCATTTATTACAGGCACTTTGTCAGTGTTGCTTTGGTTACCCAAGATGAGTATATGACATCCCGGCACGGATACCGGCAATTGGTCAGTCATCATTATCCGCTTTACCGAGTTTTATTTTCACTTTCCCATCTTTGTCGTTCACTGCGTGCAAATGTACGATCAATCCTTTGCGACTACGCCGCAGTTTTTCTGCTTCGTCGGTGATAGCGCTGTCTTTAGCGGGGTTGCGCAAGGGGATATCGAGGCTGATGTTGGTACCGGTGCCCAGGCCGTATACGCCTGCTACGTCCATATTGATGGCGCTGGTGGCGATGCGCATGGGTGGGATGATGACTTTGTTGCCTTTTACTTCTAAAGTATTGCGGAGGTTGTCGAAGGTGATGTTAGACATATTACGGCGGCGGAAGACGAATTTGCCGATGTTTTCCAGCGGTTCGAAATGGATGAGTGCTGCTTGTCGGAGGTTGAATCCGAGGGAGCCAAAGAGGGAGTGTTTGACGAGGGTGCCATTATCGAGTACGTTGCCACTGAGGTCGATGTTGGCGGAGAGGATGCCTTTGAGGTTGTTGGAGGTTAGTTTTTCCAAGCCGAAATTATTGAAGGCATAGAATAGCTGATCGATGTGTACGTTGTTGAGGGAGGCATTGACTTTGAATTTGTTGTTATTGCCATCCTGCTGGATATTTCCTTTCATATTGAGTGAGCCGCCGGCATGTTGCAAGGCGATCTGCCGGAGCAGGATGCCGGTTTGTGTGAGGGTGAGGTCTGCTTTTACCTGTTGGGCATTGAAGCGGCGGTACAGTACTTTATCGAGTTGTACCTGCATGTTGACATTACTTTGATTGAGGACGATATCGAGCTGGGTAACGGCACGGGAGACTTTTTTGCGGGTGGTGGCGGTGCTTTTGGCTTTTCCTCTTTGGGCGAGGAAGGAGCGGAATTCGTTGAGGTCTACTACCGGGCTTTTTATTTTCCAGTCGAGTAATATTTTATCTGGGGCGCTGAAGTAGAAGTTCATGAGGTTGCGGACGGTGCCTTCCATCATGAGGGCGCTTTTATCTGTGCGGATGCGGATATTTTGGAGTACGAGATCATTTCCGGTGAATGCGAGGGTGGCGTTACAATCTTTGAAGGAGAGGTTACGCGGGAGGTATACCATGGCTCCTTTTTCCACCTGGATGATACCGCGGAGGAATGGTTGGATGGTATCTCCTTCGGTGACGCCTCCTTTATAATAGAGGTCAGCGACGGCGGTGCCGCTATTGAACTGGAACACATCTCCCCCTGCTGCTTCATTGAGATCGGTGAGTGGGAATTTGGATCGGAAGTGGCCGGAGAGGGCGGGGTGTTTGAGATTGAGTACGCGGACGGTATCGGCCTGGAGAGGTACGCCCAGCCATTTGGCGGATAGTTTATTAAGATGTACGATAGAGTTTTCGTCGTTGTGACCATTTCCGGGCACCAGTTCGTTAAAGAAGCCACCGGTGAAGCTACACTCGTTGAAAGTGCCTGCTTTGGTGATGAAGGTATTGTTGGTTGTTTTCCAGGAGACGCGGACGAGGGGGGTATCGCGGTATTGCATGTGTCCTCTGAGGACGGCTTTTATGTCCAGTGGTTTTTCGAGGTCGAGGTGTTTGAGTTTGCCGGAGATATTAGGCGGCATGAATGATGCTGCTTTGCGGAAGGCGACATTATTGACGGTGATATCCAATGCGAAGGCGGGCGGTTTGGGGCCGAAGTCGAATGATCCGTTGAGGTTGACTGGTTGTTTGTCGATGCGGATATCCTGTGCGGGTATACGCAATATTTTTTCTTTCCTATTGAAGACGAGGCGCATGTTGGTGGCTTCGAGCAATTTGTCTTTGATATAGCTGCCTTTGTCGGTATTGAATTCGAAGTTGCTGATGTGGATGGCGGTGGTGAGATCGATGAGACGGGCGGTGTCGGAGGATTGTACGGTGCCTTTGAGGTATTGGATGTTGAGTTTAAACAGTTTGTGTTTCTGGTGATTTTCCAGGGTGAACTGTACGTCTCTCATTTGGAGGCGGCTGATGGCGGCATCGGTGTTGTTTTTGCCCTCTTTTTTGCGACCGCGGCGGAATACGCTGGTGTTGCTATATCCGAGGCTGTCGGTAAAGAGGTATATGGCCCCTTTGTCGAAGGTGATCTCTTGTATGTCGAGTTGTTTTTTGAGTAGGGCGGCGGTGTTGATTTTGACAAATATGAGGGATGCATCGAGCAAGGTGTGGTGGTGTTTTGCCCAGAGGCTGTCTTGCAAGGTGACATTTTTGAGGCCGACGGAAACGTTGGGGAAGCTGCGTACGAGGGATGGGGACATGTCACCGATGACGAGTTGGCCGTTGAGGCGTTCGCTGAGGCGTGTATTTATTTGGACCAGGATGGTCTTTTTATTAGCGGAGATGTACCAGGCCAGTCCGAGCCAAGCGATGATGATGAGGGCTAAGAGGCCACCGCAAACAATGAGTCCATAACGCAACCATTTCCGCATATTCAGGATATTTAAGCTTATAAAAGATCGATCATAAACACGGGTATGTGTTTATTTATTATTGTATTGCTCCTTACGGGGAGTTCATTGGTCTGCTGCGGCGAAGGCGGCGTAGTATGCGGCGCCCCACAAGGCGGTTTTATCATTATTGATAAGATGTATGGGTACGCCGGTGAGTAGTTCTACGAGGCGATCGCTTTGCAGGTAGTGATGATAGAAGTCGTTGTTTTGCAGCAGGGGGGCTATTTTCGGCGGGATGCCACCACCGAGGAAGAGGCCACCTGTTGCTTTCATTTTCAGTACGAGGTTGGCGGATTCGCGGGCCAGGTACCGGACGAATAGTTCCATTGTTTTGATGCAGATGGAGAGTTTTTCTTCGAGGGCATTGGTGCTGATGACGGCGGCCGGGTCATTTTCGCGCATGGTTTGTGCGAGCCAGTCGGGTTCGAGCATATTTTTTTCGTCGCGGAGGAAGATGTATATGTCCATGATACCTGGTCCGGAGAGGAGTCGTTCCCAGCTGACGATCTCATATTTTTCCTGGAAGTACTGGAGAAGTTCTATATCGAGATCTGTTCTGGGG
Protein-coding regions in this window:
- a CDS encoding DUF5952 family protein — its product is MEKLTLTINCEFINEVGILVNHTLKADACTTPEIADKYMFISKNHFKPIVIRILNIVQAAFSPSATAELICDGEEVDELDNIKEAFCYSRFIID
- a CDS encoding acyltransferase domain-containing protein is translated as MEQTKPTVFLFAGQGCQYYNMGEELYQSNETFRNTLLTLDLHARQLMAASVLDTVYGNHQPRGAAFDELRFTNPAIFMIQYALAVMLQQDLQLRPDYVLGNSLGEMVAAAVSGAVAPENMLSAVIRQAEVLSSYCRKGTMISILHDNTIFRKAPELYTNSTLAAVNYDQHFTIAAAEDRVQPIIRFLDQNEMLYMQLPVQYAFHSQLIDIAEKKFKDTFYNISFIPPAIPFIAGVHGQPLSTLDADYCWQAVRAPMKLNEAVQFLETKTPCRYIDCSPSGTIKNILNKIVNPANGSKQYGIMSPFRQEIKNLQQLREVTASASL
- the fabD gene encoding ACP S-malonyltransferase; amino-acid sequence: MKAYLFPGQGSQRRGMGEQLFDKYKQLTAAASEVLGYDIAELCSKDPQRILNQTQYTQPALYVVNAFTYLDRVETEGEPDFALGHSLGEYVALFAAGAFDFETGLKLVKKRAEIMGQIKNGGMAALIGLKINTVEKILQEHNFSSMDVANYNSAEQIVISGLREDIIAAQAPFEASGAKLYFPLNVSGAFHSRYMKEAEDNFRSFVNGFKFSPLKIPVIANATARPYTDSTLADWLTRQITSQVKWYASVSYLVHQGVTGFHEVGPGDVLTKMTDFILKNPIPASELDITPPTIRTQHKAPAVTKNTNGQPSWLPDLLPPTPKGAITIPANALGDEQFRHTYNVKYAYVAGGMFHGISSKELVVRMAKAGLLSFFGTGGLSLQEIETGINAIKAELEPDAPYGVNLWHNAADPAAEDAVVALLLQYNIRNIEAAAYVGLSNAIVHYRLKGLRRDNKGRVIPTNRILAKLSRPEVAQVFLEPAPKQIVDTLLSEGKITSEEAALSQLIPMADDICTEADSAGHTDRRMPYALFPTISRLRDELVQQYKYAVPVRIGVAGGISTPESAAASFLLGAAFILTGSVNQCTVEAGTSNVAKDLLQDMNIQDTDYVPAGDMFEYGARIQVLKKGLFFPARANKLYELYKRYDTLEQIDPKDKSQLESRYFQQPLETVFEALKAVTPAAEITKAQQQPKHKMALVFKAYFANSLKAALVGNNDAKVDFQIHTSSALGAFNQWVKNTPLKSWKNRHVDEIAVLLVESAAAYLAQFYRSVPSAVTAVAEKEEKVLNGSLV
- the nusG gene encoding transcription termination/antitermination protein NusG, with the translated sequence MEPVVIKPTLLERKWYVLYTRPKFEKKITQEILYQDTECYLPVRNELRKWSDRMKSIQSPLFANYVFVKMHLSEKTRILSIPGVIRIVSFEGRPVSISQEEIDKIKRIEAKGSDLTTEYFYCIGDKVRVVQGIFSGLEGILLRKSNQVRFVIKLPVINQAVSVEIESCQVERIG
- a CDS encoding quinone oxidoreductase family protein; amino-acid sequence: MKAVILSGANKPVHIEDIPTPTPAANEILIKLAYSAFNYRDVWIRTGNYNSAVKDRIVLGSDGFGTIAALGHDVTGWEIGQPVIINPSHNWGDNPAAFDPSFKILGSPDQGTFAEYIAVGQQYVHAKPDGYTDEEAAALPLAGITTYRAVTTRAQVRKGEKVLITGIGAGTALLALHFALVAGAEVYVTSSSPEKIAKAQTLGAKDGFNYRNADWVDKATASSGGFDVILDSASGDGFASLLQLAKPGGRIVFWGATSGIINNIRPADIFYKNLSVLGTTMGTPQEFKDMLQLIKDHPSIKPIVDKVYPSLDHAEEALQYMKAGQQFGKIVLTNQ
- a CDS encoding AraC family transcriptional regulator — translated: MEKPHLHQPVEIILCDLEPGHDPAHRHNFFEFVYVLSGTGHQCINKHKFAYAAGHMFLTTPGDCQSFDIVTATRFFLVRFNALFIRSGQFHVARQHRTEWLERLANVLQHASHDPGCILRHQCDKSLVRPLVVSIIREQENTALYNQELIQQMINTLIIIVVRNLAMNMPEKISDRTDDKALDILQYVQQHIYEPEKIRIEAISKYFGISESYLGRYFKKHANETLQQYITNYKLRLVEARLKYSDMRMNEIALELGFTDESHLNRIFKKYKGQNPSEYRKQFLQK